A window of Verrucomicrobiota bacterium JB022 contains these coding sequences:
- a CDS encoding COX15/CtaA family protein translates to MRSSSHRTVEFQPWLSGYAFLCFAVTLILLYAGGFTTTIGAGMVFPDWPLSNGSLNPPGWTTDQAMMAEHGHRLLGATVGSLCIGLVVWTQLREGRKWVRRLAILALAFVIFQGLLGGARVLLVNTDLAMVHGITAQIFLCILASVAVSCSRWWRQIEVTPEQSRAWFGQRCLGAVLILLTLAQLTVGSVLRHDGVGMAIPYFPAATADGSLLPASWSWATGINMTHRTLALCIFLLAHVWAWRVWRTPGTTMAMKGFALASLVLVYVQVLLGASVIWSIRAPIQTTLHVLNGALFLSVTWVSVFAFAKPLLSRRESAHDLIASASPANSESSDTWPTPAISSRS, encoded by the coding sequence TTGCGGTCTTCCTCTCACAGAACGGTCGAGTTCCAGCCCTGGCTGAGCGGTTATGCTTTCCTGTGCTTTGCCGTGACGTTGATTCTGCTCTATGCGGGCGGCTTCACCACGACGATCGGCGCCGGTATGGTGTTCCCCGACTGGCCTTTGAGCAACGGCTCGCTCAACCCGCCCGGGTGGACGACCGACCAGGCCATGATGGCCGAACACGGGCACCGCCTCCTGGGCGCGACGGTCGGCAGCCTCTGCATTGGGCTCGTCGTGTGGACACAGTTGCGGGAGGGCCGGAAGTGGGTGCGTCGTCTCGCCATTTTGGCGTTGGCCTTTGTGATCTTCCAAGGCCTGTTGGGCGGCGCGCGTGTGCTGCTGGTCAATACAGATTTGGCGATGGTGCATGGCATCACGGCGCAGATTTTCCTCTGTATCCTGGCCTCGGTGGCGGTCTCCTGCTCGCGCTGGTGGCGGCAGATCGAGGTGACGCCCGAGCAGAGTCGCGCATGGTTTGGCCAGCGCTGCCTCGGTGCCGTGCTCATCCTCCTGACTCTGGCCCAGCTCACCGTGGGCTCCGTCCTCCGCCATGATGGGGTGGGGATGGCGATCCCGTATTTCCCCGCTGCCACGGCCGACGGCAGCCTTTTGCCTGCCTCCTGGAGTTGGGCGACGGGCATTAATATGACCCACCGCACCCTCGCGCTGTGCATCTTTTTGCTGGCGCACGTCTGGGCTTGGCGCGTCTGGCGCACCCCAGGCACCACGATGGCGATGAAGGGCTTTGCGCTGGCCTCGCTGGTGCTGGTTTACGTTCAGGTGCTGCTCGGTGCGAGCGTCATCTGGAGCATTCGCGCGCCGATCCAGACGACCCTGCACGTCCTGAATGGCGCGCTATTCCTTAGTGTAACGTGGGTTTCGGTTTTTGCCTTCGCCAAACCCTTGCTTTCGCGACGGGAATCTGCTCATGATCTTATAGCTTCTGCTAGTCCTGCTAATAGTGAGTCTTCCGATACATGGCCAACCCCAGCCATCTCCTCGCGCTCCTGA
- a CDS encoding SCO family protein codes for MKPLLQLAALLLVSAPLVHAAEQVSGTFQSVDREQGRAVLELEDGETVAVRLGAGDAAIYEAGDQIEAELAKIGSITRLQAVWPATPNAQGQITLMADQLQRDTLQRGRKAFRNTGEKMPRFALWDNNGNLFLGESLKGQYAVINFIFSRCPDPNMCPAATERMKALDTLLDDAGLDDVKLVSITLDADYDTPGIWTAYAENKGVDLSRHIFLSGPSSVTRNLTKQLGVLAEEDEQNIIKHTMTTTLVDPTGTIIYRLPGTMWSPEVFVKKIQQDRK; via the coding sequence ATGAAACCCCTTCTGCAGCTGGCTGCGCTGCTCCTGGTGTCCGCTCCCCTCGTTCATGCTGCGGAGCAGGTCTCCGGCACTTTCCAATCGGTGGACCGCGAACAAGGCCGGGCCGTGCTCGAACTCGAAGATGGCGAGACGGTGGCCGTCCGCCTCGGCGCGGGCGATGCGGCGATCTACGAAGCAGGCGACCAGATCGAGGCCGAGCTGGCGAAAATCGGCTCGATCACGCGACTGCAGGCCGTCTGGCCCGCCACGCCCAACGCCCAGGGGCAAATTACGTTGATGGCCGACCAGCTGCAGCGCGATACCCTCCAGCGCGGACGCAAGGCCTTCCGCAACACGGGCGAAAAGATGCCGCGCTTTGCCCTCTGGGATAATAACGGCAACCTCTTCCTCGGCGAGAGCCTCAAGGGCCAGTATGCCGTCATCAATTTCATCTTCAGCCGCTGCCCCGACCCCAACATGTGCCCGGCCGCGACCGAGCGAATGAAGGCCTTGGACACGCTGCTCGACGACGCGGGGCTCGACGATGTGAAGCTGGTCTCGATCACGCTCGATGCCGATTACGATACGCCCGGCATCTGGACCGCGTATGCCGAAAACAAAGGCGTCGACCTGTCGCGCCACATTTTCCTCAGCGGGCCCAGCTCGGTCACCCGCAACCTCACCAAGCAGCTCGGCGTGCTGGCCGAGGAAGACGAGCAGAACATCATCAAGCACACGATGACCACTACGTTGGTCGACCCAACCGGTACCATCATTTACCGCCTCCCCGGCACCATGTGGTCGCCCGAGGTCTTCGTGAAAAAGATTCAGCAAGACCGCAAATAA